One part of the Oncorhynchus clarkii lewisi isolate Uvic-CL-2024 chromosome 7, UVic_Ocla_1.0, whole genome shotgun sequence genome encodes these proteins:
- the LOC139413057 gene encoding matrix-remodeling-associated protein 5-like: MDAQLKMDRSAAFILILSVLMVPVTSIPCPRKCTCPQATEVHCTFRSLLAVPAGIPRQVERMNLGFNTINHVTQTSLAGLRKLELLMMHGNDLHNIPNGAFKDLMSLQMLKMSYNKLKEINRHTLQGLWSLTRLHLDHNRLEFIHPDTFQGLTSLRLLQLEGNRLQQLHPSTFSTFSMMGHFHVSTLRHLYLSENSLTSLPQKLLGGMPQLENLFLHGNPWTCDCRMKWFPDWDKNSPGVLKCKKDRAYPGGQLCLMCYSPKNLRMKEVLGLDTLGCSSPVITSPDQPTSPEDTETEVMTLEEFKGPFGNITLGLTDEHGNKVDLECSVGEPRRELCKVSWEQVNPLQLASNVSISVDLECPINRDNYERLWKLIAYYSDTPAHLQREIMLTKEPVPSYRYRQDLERDALYYTGVKANMVAQPSWLMQSSVDLQLNRPQSTGKSVKLILSTHLTQIVEPELERRQRRTWVMIENTNTTRTALSVVVGSPAVMDCNVLSSGDTAVRWMLPDGTQLEAPYSNPDNRVSVSSTGRLDIKAVGHSDSGIYYCIAQVSDDLSVLPFRLTVEESSSPPPLGGDETAPTLVEGFTGVPLTLNCVVSGSPDPEINWILPDSNIVSHRANSSRALVYSNGTLRVPESRLTDSGYYKCVAMNQHGVYSLATKVTLTRQLGAEMRPLRRMRPQSASGVNTRVKAPMEATEEASGDNEDAQEEVPSSSSSSPPSRVELMNRRRGQGSNRGGGHPFRNTWRRPAAPRKPTTTGTNDEGKKNTVETRRRINVANKNIDPEKWADILAKIRDKNGQGNIIITPSSTHLTTKKNQESTTTASAKQTESPGNIEGSIDDLHEEEEKELYTPTVIPHTPTQHTTYTTDSDADRGTNHARFTQPVTSVPQQPSNTVTHTKTPGRHTVTPTHSQILGQLRVNVWTSSSYHGSLQGENQSTTPTASATDGEAVTESDISPTSEDNQGAEDANGPSVFNSYNEGGDAYSDRAGLDPSLTTTAVRGYSESETESDEFDHSLTETRRTTAELETRTQLKQHATSNITHLPLPAPSPTAELTSAVYIRKETPGEVATRLRNQNSRRRNGGGGRRRRPNTGRKKPKPNNPLRSDFTTAATPKDALPTTTKATTATWTKIEAFDKAKSMTDRFNTAVPSTGSQATSSGRVSHEENTGVSLYQDRSDPSVKPTTRKGTLSPHAKPLFRSTTAPPASPTTSLTETYKQSSQSSHHRTATERASQTPNTQSPVPEHSDVHTTASQGKFTSTPLPAVKPTETTQRGGSATVDLHPVPSPDKSPENRNTRPGVLPDGQPNTPDNRYTEGTTEVKKVPVKEIDSVSPSIRHEITRAHGTTHAPGASTKEPFNEEAEHEKARVSTTEMPVTSESSYRGSDPSETVTVKPGTTFDGHYNVRESTSATGKDRTPLENVAVSVAATTTKGVTPTMSPVTSTSVRASVVFPSRVKPQIPVLNTPSTRVRTQPSSRTVEVPSNSNHIPDSHRERVLISQPDQRNNPILNRGDSILITRSDPDRQPPPADSHTTTKLESTDIKPDPVTGVKPTTTEPRTPHRHRTVTNANTQMVKQTTTTTTLTPTTTMSLSQTSLVSSSKPQSPSSGGQRTETPTQTQGLSGGVSGGGQRPSVAGPAVRGKPRITNVDVQTVTVNAEMDAQLPCVAVGEPKPFLSWTRVSTGATVAQNTRVQRFEVHPNGTFIIRNSQPQDRGQYLCMVQNQYGVDKMVVSLMVLAQHPRVLQPRYRDATVYHGDGIDLECQVQGHPMPRVTWVLPDRVHLTAPPAPGPANPASGLQPGPQSGPKRVDLLGNGTLRITQASYTDRGIYKCIGSSVAGADTVSVRLHVAALAPVIQQPRYENVSLPEGSTAYIHCTAKGAPTPIIRWTTPDGVQLLTSQFVNGRHFFVFPNGTLYIRGLGKGDAGIYECVASNAVGASRRTSVLTVLRLPSSTEARITSSSPQRTDVVYGGLLRLDCIATGKPEPRIVWRTPSKKLVDSQYSFDPRIKVFTNGSLAIQAMTEKDDGDYLCVARNKMGDDYMLLRVSVLTKPAKIEQKQLLASQKVMYGGDLKVDCVASGLPNPEIRWALPDGTMINTLKQTDSRARGGRTRRYVVFDNGTLYANDVGMREEGDYTCYAENQIGKDEMKVHVKVVADPPIIRDKTQSPEVIRVLYGETVSLKCSAKGEPTPVITWLSPTNRAIASSPAKYQVHNDGTLVVQKAQRFDAGNYTCTARNSAGQDRKVTRVDVLVTPPTINGLRGMVNTIRVTAIRDQRTMLACEAVGTPIPQVMWVLPENIVLPAPYYGSRMTVHRNGTLDIRSPKGTDSAQLACIARNEGGEARLMVHLEVREMVERPQLRGPKTESLSLTVGSTMTLNCSFEGGPAPPTVTWILPNGSPLMSGAQFSKFFHRPDGSLVITNPSVSESGMYRCLARNVAGLVERTITLAPERKPEINNRYNSPISIMNGESLQLHCLSTGDPLRLTWTLPSGVVLGRTQRAGRYAVLANGTLAIQQASVYDRGSYICRAANEYGSALLSVPVIVIAYLPRITNGSPPVIYARHGVAVQLNCVATGIPRAEIAWETPDRTRLAVSAQPRLFGNKYLHPQGSLIIQNPTQRDQGFYKCTARNVIGVDTKATYLHVF; encoded by the exons ATGGATGCGCAGCTGAAGATGGACCGTTCCGCTGCATTCATATTGATACTGTCCGTGCTGATGGTGCCAGTTACAAGTATCCCCTGCCCGCGCAAGTGCACGTGCCCTCAGGCCACAGAGGTGCACTGCACGTTCCGTTCCCTGCTCGCGGTGCCCGCCGGCATACCCAGACAAGTGGAGCGCATGAACCTGGG GTTTAACACCATAAACCATGTGACTCAGACCTCTCTGGCTGGGTTGAGGAAGCTGGAGCTTCTGATGATGCATGGGAATGATCTCCACAACATTCCCAATGGGGCCTTTAAGGATCTCATGTCCTTACAg ATGCTGAAGATGAGCTATAACAAACTGAAGGAGATCAACAGACACACTCTCCAGGGTCTGTGGTCTCTTACCAGACTCCACCTGGACCACAACCGTCTGGAGTTCATTCACCCAGACACCTTCCAGGGCCTCACCTCCCTACGTCTCCTACAGCTGGAGGGGAACAGACTGCAGCAGCTCCACCCCTCTACCTTTTCCACCTTTTCCATGATGGGACACTTCCACGTCTCCACCCTCCG GCACCTGTACCTGTCGGAGAACAGCCTGACCTCGCTGCCCCAGAAGCTGCTGGGAGGAATGCCCCAGCTGGAGAACCTCTTCCTGCATGGGAATCCTTGGACATGTGACTGCAGGATGAAGTGGTTCCCCGACTGGGACAAAAACTCACCAG GTGTGCTGAAGTGTAAAAAGGACAGGGCCTACCCAGGAGGTCAGCTCTGCCTTATGTGTTACTCCCCAAAGAACTTACGAATGAAAGAAGTCCTGGGCCTGGACACACTGGGCTGCTCCAGCCCTGTTATCACCTCCCCTGATCAACCTACGTCCCCAGAGGACACCGAGACAGAGGTCATGACCCTGGAGGAGTTCAAGGGGCCATTTGGCAACATTACCTTAGGCCTGACGGACGAACATGGGAACAAAGTGGATCTGGAGTGCAGCGTCGGAGAGCCCCGCAGAGAGTTGTGTAAGGTCAGCTGGGAGCAGGTCAACCCACTGCAGCTGGCCTCTAATGTGAGTATCTCCGTGGATCTGGAGTGTCCCATCAACAGGGACAATTATGAGAGACTCTGGAAGCTGATCGCCTACTATAGCGACACGCCCGCTCACCTGCAGAGAGAGATCATGCTGACTAAGGAGCCGGTGCCCAGCTACAG GTACAGGCAGGACCTGGAGAGAGATGCGTTGTACTACACAGGGGTTAAGGCTAACATGGTAGCTCAACCATCCTGGCTGATGCAGAGCTCTGTGGACCTGCAGCTGAACAGGCCCCAGTCCACTGGGAAGAGCGTCAAGCTGATCCTCAGCACCCACCTCACACAGATCGTGGAGCCTGAGCTGGAGCGCAGACAACGCAGGACATGGGTCATGATAGAGAACACAAACACTACCAGGACGGCGCTGAGTGTTGTAGTGGGCAGCCCTGCTGTAATGGACTGTAACGTGTTGAGCTCAGGAGACACGGCGGTTCGCTGGATGCTGCCAGACGGGACCCAGCTGGAGGCACCGTACAGCAACCCAGACAACAGGGTGTCAGTGTCGAGCACCGGCAGGTTGGATATTAAAGCTGTAGGACACTCAGACTCGGGGATATATTACTGTATCGCCCAGGTCTCTGACGACCTCAGTGTCCTACCTTTCCGCCTGACGGTCGAggagtcctccagtcctcctcctctTGGAGGGGATGAGACGGCGCCTACCCTCGTAGAGGGGTTCACCGGTGTCCCGCTCACTCTGAACTGTGTCGTGTCTGGCTCTCCTGACCCTGAGATTAACTGGATCCTTCCTGACAGCAACATAGTGAGTCACAGAGCCAACTCTTCTAGAGCGCTGGTGTATTCCAACGGAACTCTGAGAGTCCCAGAGAGTCGACTGACAGACAGTGGATATTATAAGTGTGTGGCCATGAACCAGCATGGTGTGTATTCCCTGGCTACTAAGGTGACTCTCACCAGACAGTTAGGAGCAGAGATGCGACCACTGAGGAGAATGAGGCCACAGTCCGCTTCAGGGGTCAACACCAGGGTCAAAGCCCCCATGGAGGCCACTGAGGAGGCATCAGGGGACAATGAGGACGCACAGGAGGAagtcccctcttcctcctcatcctcacccCCGAGCCGTGTGGAGCTAATGAATCGGCGGAGAGGTCAAGGTTCAAACAGGGGTGGAGGACATCCATTTAGAAACACATGGAGGCGACCTGCTGCACCTAGGAAACCAACCACGACAGGGACTAATGACGAAGGCAAGAAAAACACAgtggagacgaggaggaggattAACGTGGCAAACAAAAATATAGACCCGGAGAAGTGGGCGGACATTTTGGCCAAAATCCGTGACAAGAACGGACAGGGTAACATTATCATAACACCCAGCTCAACTCACCTCACCACAAAGAAGAATCAGGAGTCAACGACAACCGCCAGTGCTAAGCAGACAGAGTCTCCGGGCAACATAGAGGGGTCAATAGACGACCTCcacgaggaagaggagaaagagctaTACACACCCACTGTTATACCGCATACACCCACTCAACACACTACTTACACCACAGACTCCGATGCGGATAGAGGCACAAATCATGCTCGTTTCACGCAGCCGGTCACATCTGTTCCCCAGCAGCCCAGTAACACTGTCACGCACACAAAGACGCCAGGCAGGCACACAGTCACACCCACACACTCCCAGATCCTGGGTCAGCTGCGTGTGAACGTCTGGACCAGTTCTTCATACCACGGTTCTTTACAAGGAGAAAATCAAAGCACCACCCCCACCGCTTCGGCTACAGATGGTGAAGCGGTTACAGAGTCTGATATCTCACCCACGTCTGAGGATAATCAGGGGGCGGAAGACGCTAACGGACCCAGTGTTTTTAACAGCTATAATGAAGGAGGTGACGCATATTCAGACAGAGCTGGACTTGACCCGTCACTCACCACCACCGCAGTTAGAGGGTACTCTGAATCGGAGACGGAGAGCGATGAATTTGATCACTCTCTCACCGAGACTCGGCGCACAACTGCTGAGCTAGAAACACGTACTCAGCTAAAGCAGCATGCGACGTCGAATATAACCCATCTTCCACTCCCCGCACCCTCTCCCACGGCCGAGCTCACTTCAGCTGTGTATATAAGGAAGGAAACTCCAGGTGAGGTGGCTACTCGACTCAGAAACCAGAACTCCAGGAGGAGGAATGGGGGTGGGGGCAGGAGAAGACGGCCCAATACGGGCAGAAAGAAGCCAAAGCCTAACAATCCGTTGAGAAGTGATTTTACAACCGCAGCCACACCTAAGGACGCGCTCCCAACAACTACCAAGGCAACCACTGCCACGTGGACTAAAATAGAAGCGTTCGACAAGGCCAAAAGCATGACGGACAGGTTTAATACCGCAGTTCCATCGACGGGCAGCCAAGCAACGTCATCAGGCAGAGTGAGTCACGAAGAGAACACAGGAGTCTCTTTATACCAAGACAGGAGTGACCCTTCAGTGAAGCCTACAACTCGAAAGGGCACCCTTTCACCACACGCCAAACCACTGTTCAGGAGCACAACAGCCCCACCGGCGTCTCCCACAACCTCTTTAACAGAAACATATAAACAATCATCCCAGAGTAGCCATCACAGAACAGCCACAGAAAGAGCCTCTCAGACTCCGAACACTCAGAGCCCAGTCCCAGAGCACTCGGATGTGCACACGACAGCCAGTCAGGGGAAATTTACAAGCACCCCCCTTCCTGCAGTTAAACCAACCGAGACAACACAAAGGGGAGGCAgcgctactgtagaccttcaccCTGTCCCAAGTCCTGACAAGTCCCCGGAGAATCGCAACACTCGACCGGGAGTGCTACCAGATGGACAGCCCAACACACCAGACAATCGATATACAGAAGGTACGACTGAGGTTAAAAAAGTGCCGGTCAAAGAGATTGACAGCGTGTCTCCATCTATCCGGCATGAAATAACCAGAGCACACGGCACAACACACGCCCCGGGTGCCTCAACAAAAGAGCCCTTCAATGAAGAGGCAGAACATGAGAAGGCTCGGGTTAGCACCACTGAAATGCCGGTGACATCTGAAAGCTCTTATCGCGGCTCTGATCCTTCTGAAACAGTCACTGTTAAGCCCGGAACAACCTTTGATGGGCACTATAACGTCAGAGAAAGCACTTCCGCCACAGGCAAAGACCGAACACCATTGGAAAATGTTGCGGTTTCTGTTGCTGCTACGACAACAAAGGGCGTTACTCCAACTATGTCACCTGTCACCTCCACATCAGTTAGGGCATCTGTAGTTTTCCCCTCTAGGGTGAAGCCCCAGATCCCTGTACTAAACACTCCATCCACTAGGGTCAGGACCCAACCTTCATCCAGAACAGTGGAGGTTCCCTCCAACTCCAACCACATCCCagacagtcacagagagagagtcctCATCTCTCAACCCGACCAGAGGAACAACCCGATCCTCAACAGAGGAGACTCCATCCTAATCACCAGATCTGACCCCGACAGACAACCACCACCAGCCGACTCCCACACCACGACTAAACTAGAGTCAACTGACATTAAGCCTGATCCAGTCACCGGTGTTAAACCAACCACCACAGAACCCAGAACACCCCACAGGCACAGGACAGTCACAAACGCAAACACTCAGATGGTCAAACAGACGACCACCACAACCACTCTCACTCCCACCACCACAATGAGCCTTTCTCAGACTTCATTAGTGTCTTCGTCGAAGCCTCAGAGTCCATCTAGTGGGGGCCAGAGGACAGAGACCCCTACCCAGACACAGGGGTTATCAGGTGGGGTGtcgggaggtggtcagagaccctCCGTAGCAGGTCCTGCTGTAAGAGGGAAGCCCCGGATCACCAACGTGGATGTGCAGACAGTGACAGTGAATGCAGAGATGGATGCACAGCTGCCCTGTGTGGCTGTAGGGGAGCCCAAGCCTTTCCTCTCCTGGACGAGAGTCTCCACTG GAGCGACAGTAGCCCAGAACACTCGGGTCCAGAGGTTCGAGGTCCATCCCAACGGCACGTTTATCATCCgtaacagccagccccaggaccgaGGCCAGTACCTCTGTATGGTCCAGAACCAGTATGGCGTGGACAAGATGGTGGTCTCCCTGATGGTGCTGGCCCAGCATCCCAGAGTGCTCCAGCCGCGCTACCGCGATGCTACCGTGTACCACGGGGACGGCATCGATCTGGAGTGCCAGGTACAGGGACATCCCATGCCCCGGGTCACCTGGGTGCTGCCTGACAGGGTCCACCTCACTGCCCCCCCAGCCCCGGGCCCTGCCAACCCAGCCAGTGGCCTCCAGCCCGGCCCTCAGTCTGGCCCCAAGCGCGTGGACCTCCTCGGTAACGGTACTCTCCGGATAACTCAGGCCAGCTACACAGACAGAGGGATCTATAAATGTATCGGCAGCAGCGTGGCGGGAGCCGACACAGTCTCTGTCCGTCTCCATGTGGCAGCCTTGGCTCCAGTCATCCAGCAACCTCGCTATGAGAACGTGTCCCTCCCCGAGGGCAGCACGGCCTACATCCACTGCACCGCCAAAGGAGCCCCTACGCCCATCATCCGCTGGACCACGCCCGACGGAGTCCAGCTCCTCACCTCGCAGTTCGTCAACGGCCGTCATTTCTTTGTCTTCCCCAACGGGACCCTGTACATCCGTGGGCTAGGCAAAGGCGATGCGGGGATATATGAGTGTGTGGCCAGTAATGCGGTAGGAGCCTCCAGGAGAACCAGCGTTCTGACAGTACTGAGACTCCCATCCTCCACCGAGGCCAGGATTACCTCCTCGTCTCCCCAGAGGACTGACGTGGTCTATGGGGGGCTGCTGAGGCTCGACTGCATTGCCACAGGAAAACCAGAGCCCAGGATCGTCTGGAGGACCCCCTCTAAGAAACTAGTGGATTCCCAGTACAG CTTCGACCCCAGAATAAAGGTGTTCACCAATGGTTCTCTGGCCATCCAGGCCATGACAGAGAAAGATGATGGGGACTACCTGTGTGTGGCCCGAAACAAGATGGGGGACGACTACATGCTTCTGAGGGTTAGCGTGCTGACCAAGCCGGCCAAGATCGAGCAGAAGCAGCTGCTGGCCAGTCAGAAG GTGATGTATGGAGGAGACCTGAAGGTGGACTGTGTAGCGTCTGGCCTCCCCAACCCTGAGATCCGCTGGGCTCTGCCGGACGGCACCATGAtcaacacactgaaacagacgGATAGTAGGGCTAGAGGTGGGCGCACCCGCAG ATACGTGGTGTTCGACAACGGGACGTTGTACGCCAACGACGTGGGgatgagagaggaaggagactACACCTGCTACGCTGAGAACCAGATAGGGAAGGATGAGATGAAGGTTCACGTCAAGGTGGTGGCGGACCCTCCGATCATCAGAGACAAAACTCAAAGCCCTGAAGTCATCAGGGTTCTTTATGGGGAGACCGTGTCTCTGAAGTGCAGCGCCAAGGGAGAGCCGACCCCAGTCATCACGTGGCTCTCCCCCACTAACCGGGCCATTGCCTCCTCCCCCGCTAAGTACCAGGTCCATAATGATGGTACATTAGTGGTCCAGAAGGCACAACGCTTTGATGCTGGTAACTACACCTGCACAGCTAGGAACAGTGCCGGCCAGGACCGCAAAGTCACCAGGGTGGACGTCCTGGTGACGCCGCCGACCATCAACGGACTGAGAGGTATGGTCAACACTATCAGAGTGACGGCTATAAGGGACCAGCGCACCATGCTGGCCTGCGAGGCCGTGGGGACACCCATCCCCCAGGTCATGTGGGTGTTACCGGAGAACATCGTTCTCCCGGCGCCATACTACGGCAGCAGAATGACGGTGCATCGTAACGGTACGTTGGATATACGTTCGCCGAAGGGGACCGACTCAGCTCAGCTGGCCTGCATCGCACGCAACGAGGGCGGGGAGGCCAGGCTGATGGTCCACCTGGAGgttagagagatggtagagaggccGCAGCTCAGAGGGCCCAAAACAGAGAGCCTCTCTCTAACGGTAGGCAGTACCATGACCCTGAACTGCTCCTTTGAAGGAGGCCCAGCACCCCCAACAGTAACCTGGATCCTCCCTAATGGTTCCCCCCTCATGAGCGGTGCCCAGTTCTCCAAGTTCTTCCACCGACCTGACGGTTCCTTGGTCATCACTAATCCCTCTGTCTCTGAGAGTGGTATGTACCGCTGCCTGGCGAGGAATGTCGCCGGGCTAGTGGAACGTACTATTACTTTAGCCCCGGAGAGGAAACCAGAGATCAATAACCGCTACAACTCCCCCATCAGTATTATGAATGGGGAGAGCCTCCAACTCCACTGTCTCTCCACGGGGGACCCCCTCCGGCTGACGTGGACCCTGCCCAGTGGGGTGGTCCTGGGGCGGACACAGAGAGCCGGTCGCTACGCCGTCCTAGCCAATGGGACGCTCGCCATCCAGCAGGCATCCGTCTACGACCGTGGCTCCTACATCTGCCGAGCTGCCAACGAGTATGGCAGCGCCCTGCTCTCCGTGCCCGTCATCGTCATTGCGTACCTGCCTCGCATCACCAATGGCTCGCCTCCCGTGATATACGCTCGCCACGGCGTGGCTGTCCAGCTGAACTGTGTTGCCACGGGGATCCCCCGAGCTGAGATTGCCTGGGAGACGCCGGATAGGACGCGGCTAGCGGTCAGTGCCCAGCCACGCCTCTTTGGCAACAAGTACCTCCACCCACAAGGTTCTCTCATCATCCAGAACCCCACGCAGAGAGACCAGGGCTTCTACAAATGCACCGCCAGGAACGTGATAGGGGTCGATACTAAAGCCACCTATCTACATGTGTTCTGA